Part of the Etheostoma spectabile isolate EspeVRDwgs_2016 chromosome 21, UIUC_Espe_1.0, whole genome shotgun sequence genome is shown below.
TCGTTGGCACCAACACTTCTACCACCAGGCAGCAAGAACGAAGAGATGTGAGCTCTTTGTTCTTTGTTGGCACCAACTCTTCTACCACCGTGAAGGAGCACAGGCAAAAGGGTGAGGGCCCTTTGTCTTGTGCAGAAAACAAGGCCTCTACCACCAGGCAGCAACTTCTAAGGGCTGAGAGATTTTCCTCTTCTGATGAAGTCAAGTCTTTTACTCCAATGCGGAAACAAGCATGGAGTGCGAGGTCTTTGTCCTTATCTTCTGAAGACGACCAGCCTTCTACCGCGAGGAGGGAGCAAGGAAAAAGGGCCGagagctcttcttcttctgatgaaGTGGAGCCTTTTGCTCCAATGCAGCTTCAGGCATGGAGGAGTGAGagctcttcctcttcatcttctgaagAAGACGAGCCTTCTGCCACGGAGAGGCAGCAAGAAAAAAGGGCAGAGAgcccttcttcttctgatgaAGTCGAGCCTTTTTCTCCAATGCGGCTTCAGGCATGGAGTAGTGAgagctcctcctcttcatcttctgaagAAGACGAGCCTTCTACTCCAAGGCAAAAGCAGCATGGAATGGTGAGACCTTTGTCTCCATCTCCTGAAGACGACCTGCCATCTACCGCGGGGCAGCAACAACGAAAGGATGTTTACTCTTTGTTCTATGTTGGCACCAACGCTTCTAACACCAAGCAACAAGAACGAAAGGATGTGTACTCTTTGTTCTACGTTGGCACCAACCCTTCTACCACCATGAAGGAACAAAGTGGTGAGagcccttcctcttcctcaaaAGAAGACTACCAGCCTTCTACCACCAGGCAGCaagaaaagagagctgagatCCCTTCCACTTCTGAAGAAGAGGAGCCTTCTACTGCAAGGCGGCAGCAGTCATGGAGGGGTGAGAGCTCTTCCTCTACTGAAGAAGACGAACCTTCTACCATGATGAGGGAGCAAGAAGAAAGGGCTGAGagcccttcttcctcttctgaagaagGTGAGGCGTCTACCACCaggcagcaaaaacaaaaggacgCAAGCTCTTTGTTTTGCGTTGGCACCAACCCTTCTACCAACATGAAGGAACTCAGGCAAAGTGGTGAGAGCGCTTCGTCTTCCTCTGAAGAAGACAACCAGCCTTCTTCCACGAGGAGGCAGGAGGAAGAAAGAGGGCTGAGAgcccctcttcctcttctgatGAAGACGAGCCTTCTACCACAAGGAGGCAGCGACAACAAAGTCCTGTGTCCTTCATAGAGATCAATCTTTCTACCACCTTGAGTCAGGATGGACAAAGTGGCAGCAGCCCTTCCTCTACATCTTCATCTGATGAAGACGACGAGCCGGCTAATAGctttttatccatccatctgaGTGAAAGGGGGAACTTAAAGGATGCAAGACAAAATGAGGcaacagaaaaagcaaaaagggaaagagagaggtgtgaaaagatgaagaaacagaacgaggaggaggagaagaaaaccTTTGGTCTGCGTTCGAGGATTTACATTTGGTGGCTCCACCGCAAGATAGACCGCGTCGCTAGAGAAATCCAATCAACCGTCGTGGATGAGCGCAACCTCCTGCGTCACGGTAAGAAAGCAAGCTTACATTTATGCTTACCACTATGTAAAAAAACTCCattgcaagtaaaagtccttTATTTAAAGTCCTGAAATTTAACTTATTGCTCACTAAATTCATTGAAAGCAAATGTAGTTCGAGAAGCAGCCCATGTGACTAATATAGGCTACTGTGTgatgttacattacattgaaATGTTAGGATGAAACACACAAGGTACAGTGTGTTCATCAGAGGtgttgctctgtgtgttttggaGTTTTGTAGAGAGCCAGGTTAGCAGCTTCTTGTCAATatgacaatttgtttaaaattgtaaaaCTCAGTTAAGATAAGATAGCTCTTATCTCACTTAATGTTGCCAGACCAACATGCATTTTTAACAACTTGCGACAAAAcaaatctgttgattattttttttgggaggggTGTGAGTGTACAACTGGACTCCACACTTAACCTTTCATATTCTGTTGTTTACAGGTCCCCTTAATTCAAAGAAAATGGCGGAAAAAGAACGACTGCTTGACCGAAGGACAAAGCTGGTTGTGTACAAACGCAGACAAGAATTTAAGGTGGAGAGGGAAGTGAGGAAGCAAAGACTGAAGATaaagaggaaggaagaaaaggtTTTGAAGATGGATAATATCTCAGAGTTATGCGACAACCCAAAAAGGCCAACGCCAGACAGACGTAGACTTAACTTATATAGCAtttaagagaaaaggagagcaaTCAGAAAAAATGGCACCAAATAGACAGAGAGTagacaaaactgaagtaaagaaaagttaaaatttcattaaaacattAGCAACCACCATCACATATCCTCTCAACCACCTGATAACACCCTAGATGCTTTAATTCCATTACAAAATGATAAGCCCCCCTTATGAAATTATACAAATCTCTTGATTTCTCCATGGAAATGACCATTAACATCAAGTGTTTATAGTATATTTGTTTTCAacataacaaagacaaaatgtccTCTAAGTTTGATTGGGATATTTTATTGAGTTAAAACAAGAAAGGGCAAAAATGAGACATCCAAAATTATTAGCCCCCAGgccattattatattatattaatggcCTGGGGgctaatattatattaatagtgTACCCTTTCTGAGCCATAACTGACAACAAGCTCTTAGAGTAGTTCTTTACTAGATTGGCTCAGGTCTCCTGagggattttggcccattcTTCAATTGCAAATTGTTCCAGCTGGTCTAAATTGCGTGGTTTCCGAGCATGGACATTCACTTTGAGCACCCGCCACAGATTCTCAACAGGATTGAGCTCCAGGACTTTGGTTTTGGTGTCCTTCAGGAACTGTTGGACCAATTTCGATGTATGCTTTGGGagattgtcttgttggaagaccCAGCAACGACCTAAGGATAAACTACACATTTCTGCATATTATCCCTCAAAATTTCAACGTAATTTTCCTTTTCCGTGATGCCATGCACCCGAACAAGGCTCCCTGGGCCTGAggctgcaaaacagccccacagcatgatgctccCCCCACCATGTTTAACTGTGGGAACCGTGTTCTTAGGGTTGAAAGCCTCTCCTTTTCTTCGGCAATCATAAACAACATCCATGTGCCCAACCAGTTCCAGTTTagtctcatcagaccaaagcgcAGACTTCCAAAACTCATCTTTACCTTTCAAATGTTCACTGGCAAACCTCAGTCTGGCTGTGATGTGCCGCTCTTTGAGTAAAGGGGTTCTTCTGGGACGATGGCCCTGAAGCCCACCACGATGAAGAGCCCTCACCTCTGTGTTCCTTGAAACATCAACTCCAGAAGAGGCCAGGTCAGGAACAATCCTCATGGCAGATGTTCCGCGGCTTCTTGCTGACATCTCGGACTATTTTCCTCTCCAGAGTTCTTGCGTGTGCTTACGACCACGCCCAGGTTTGTTTCTTACAGAATGTGTCTCCTTGTACTTGCAACGTCCAGGAATGGCTATACTGCCATTTCCAAATGCTTGGAAATGGCAGTATAGCCTTCCCCCTTATCATCAGCCTCCACTCTCTTCTTTCTGAGCTCAAGACTGATTTCCTTTGTCTTTGGCATGGTGAGTATATGTAGTCGTAGCAGTAGTTTTCAATAGCCTCTCAATGATGTGTTCAAGTGCCCTGTTCATTGGCGTCCTTTTACGCTGAGTGAATGCTCAGGTGTTGTTAGGAAGCCAATTGACTGCACAGGTGTGCTGATTGGTTAGTTAGGTGTGTTTTGAAAGCAAAAATCCATATGGGGGCTAATATTTTTTACCAGCCCATTTTTCACTATATTTGATATAAAGCAAGCCtaaaaatttattttatattccaaCAAGTACCAAAAGCTACTAAATAGCATTGGTGAATGTTTGATTATATCAAGTTTTAT
Proteins encoded:
- the LOC116671586 gene encoding putative protein TPRXL translates to MYSSSKKSKQRCERPLSPEDLNPPTILREHGQRGERPLSSGGTNPSGTTKGQGQRGEGPLSCAENQPSTTGQQERRDVSSLFFVGTNTSTTRQQERRDVSSLFFVGTNSSTTVKEHRQKGEGPLSCAENKASTTRQQLLRAERFSSSDEVKSFTPMRKQAWSARSLSLSSEDDQPSTARREQGKRAESSSSSDEVEPFAPMQLQAWRSESSSSSSSEEDEPSATERQQEKRAESPSSSDEVEPFSPMRLQAWSSESSSSSSSEEDEPSTPRQKQHGMVRPLSPSPEDDLPSTAGQQQRKDVYSLFYVGTNASNTKQQERKDVYSLFYVGTNPSTTMKEQSGESPSSSSKEDYQPSTTRQQEKRAEIPSTSEEEEPSTARRQQSWRGESSSSTEEDEPSTMMREQEERAESPSSSSEEGKVVRALRLPLKKTTSLLPRGGRRKKEG